Proteins co-encoded in one Microcoleus sp. AS-A8 genomic window:
- a CDS encoding peptidoglycan DD-metalloendopeptidase family protein, which produces MSRQQLGTRKNFGVYLIAFCLLIWLLAVATPVSADPSASPASVDTLEQMRQSIDQQRSQLKKERDRLSQIEQAVQSQLTGIQQNIQATDNAYQDYAAQIELANKRLRGVQEELALAEGRYYQKQAAIIARLRFLQRQRRTGFGWDILLKSQNLNEFLDRRRHVKLLYQADRKILVSFKTEANRINQQKIQVETQKNQIALLTQQLLAQKAQYQAQLVAQQQLMERLKTDKQALESAQAHLAIDSRNIGVLIRREVAASNKATFPHTGVFSNGSLMFPSDAEITSGFGWRRHPILGQDRFHGGIDFGASYGSTIRAAEGGKVIFAGWYGGYGNTVIINHGGGISTLYAHTSKLYVSQGKIVQPGEAIAEVGSTGLSTGPHLHFEVRQDGEPVDPMAYL; this is translated from the coding sequence ATGAGCCGACAACAACTAGGAACAAGGAAAAATTTTGGCGTTTACCTCATCGCCTTTTGCCTGCTCATCTGGCTGCTTGCTGTAGCAACACCCGTGAGTGCCGACCCTTCTGCCAGTCCCGCATCTGTCGATACCCTAGAACAGATGCGCCAAAGCATCGATCAGCAGCGATCGCAACTGAAAAAAGAACGCGATCGCCTCTCGCAGATTGAACAAGCGGTTCAAAGCCAACTTACTGGCATTCAACAGAACATTCAGGCTACTGATAACGCTTACCAAGATTATGCCGCTCAAATCGAACTCGCCAACAAGCGTCTGAGAGGGGTGCAAGAGGAATTAGCGCTCGCGGAAGGACGCTATTACCAAAAACAGGCTGCGATTATTGCTCGACTACGCTTCCTGCAACGCCAACGGCGCACAGGTTTTGGCTGGGATATCTTGCTCAAAAGCCAAAACCTTAATGAATTTTTGGATCGCCGTCGTCACGTCAAATTACTTTATCAAGCGGATCGGAAAATCTTAGTTAGTTTCAAAACCGAAGCCAATCGGATTAATCAGCAAAAAATACAAGTTGAGACACAGAAAAACCAAATTGCCCTGTTAACTCAGCAACTGTTAGCCCAAAAGGCGCAGTACCAAGCCCAACTGGTGGCGCAGCAGCAGCTCATGGAACGGCTCAAAACCGACAAGCAAGCCTTAGAATCGGCTCAAGCGCACTTAGCGATCGATTCTAGAAATATTGGTGTCCTGATTCGCCGGGAAGTTGCCGCCTCGAACAAGGCAACGTTTCCCCACACTGGCGTTTTTAGCAATGGTTCGCTGATGTTCCCCAGTGACGCCGAGATTACTAGCGGCTTTGGTTGGCGGCGTCATCCCATTCTCGGTCAAGACCGCTTCCATGGGGGTATTGACTTTGGTGCCAGCTATGGCAGCACCATTCGAGCGGCAGAAGGCGGTAAAGTGATTTTTGCGGGTTGGTACGGTGGCTACGGTAATACGGTGATTATCAACCATGGCGGTGGGATTAGTACTCTCTACGCTCACACCAGTAAGCTGTATGTGAGTCAAGGAAAAATCGTACAGCCCGGAGAAGCGATCGCGGAGGTAGGCTCTACAGGATTATCCACTGGCCCTCATCTCCATTTTGAAGTGCGTCAAGATGGCGAACCCGTCGATCCGATGGCTTACCTCTAG
- a CDS encoding type IV pilin-like G/H family protein translates to MKETYPNRRVVRLGTCLLYILLVPSLILIAPSVFLVNIDPLFHSACEDRFLNMNCKAHQGEAKINVAQINRAQRTYYGRYAKFTSSQKILGSIIESKAYTYSIRITARAAFNYAIPRPNFQDHKGYVGAVFVDSQGSSYSIECKSERPGVKLLADPSYQNGVLACGAGTRQVK, encoded by the coding sequence GTGAAAGAAACTTATCCGAACCGACGTGTTGTCCGCCTGGGAACTTGCCTGTTATATATTTTGTTGGTACCCAGCCTAATTTTAATTGCTCCTAGTGTTTTTCTAGTAAACATCGATCCCCTATTTCATTCAGCCTGCGAGGATCGTTTCCTCAATATGAACTGTAAGGCTCATCAAGGCGAAGCGAAAATTAACGTTGCTCAAATAAATCGCGCTCAGAGAACTTACTACGGAAGGTATGCTAAGTTCACCTCTTCTCAGAAGATACTAGGTTCTATCATTGAGTCAAAAGCCTATACCTATTCAATACGAATTACGGCAAGAGCAGCATTTAATTATGCAATTCCTCGACCAAACTTTCAAGACCATAAAGGCTATGTCGGTGCTGTTTTTGTAGATAGCCAAGGCAGCTCTTACTCCATTGAATGCAAGTCTGAGCGCCCTGGTGTAAAGCTACTAGCTGACCCTAGCTATCAAAATGGCGTTTTGGCTTGTGGTGCTGGTACGCGCCAAGTGAAGTGA
- a CDS encoding leucine-rich repeat-containing serine/threonine-protein kinase — METLNLLRSGQLAGSKRLKLACSLTQFPSEILDLADSLEILDLSNNHLRALPDEFERLKHLKIVFFTNNDFEEIPEVLSHCLDLKMVSFKSNQVATVGERTLPPSLRWLILTNNKIEKLPASLGSMSQLQKLMLAGNRLQSLPQEMAECKNLELIRLSANQLAGLPPWLFTLPRLSWLAYAGNPLCNAEATHKPVLPDIDWDELTLGEILGQGASGVIYQGLWTTKLAQKQVAIKIFKGEITSDGLPADEMAASLAAGCHDNLVNVLGKLSNEPEDKEGLVFSFIPPDYKNLGQPPDFDTCTRDTYSANASFPLPVILRLTIGIASAAAHLHAKGIMHGDLYAHNILVDETGHSLLGDFGAASFYDKSDVVIGQALERLEVRAFGCLLEDMLNRCTLEESSEHTWAVESLRALQQDCLNPVLSRRPRFTEIGERLTSVERQVYGTAK; from the coding sequence ATGGAAACCCTAAACTTGCTTCGCTCTGGACAGTTAGCGGGAAGCAAACGACTCAAGCTTGCCTGCTCCCTGACTCAATTTCCATCAGAGATTTTGGATCTGGCAGATTCATTGGAAATCTTAGATCTATCTAATAACCATTTAAGGGCTTTACCCGATGAATTTGAACGGTTAAAGCACCTCAAAATTGTTTTCTTTACCAACAATGATTTTGAGGAAATTCCAGAGGTTCTTTCGCACTGCCTTGACCTCAAGATGGTGAGTTTTAAATCCAACCAGGTTGCAACTGTTGGCGAACGCACTCTACCGCCTTCGCTCCGCTGGCTGATTCTCACCAACAATAAAATTGAGAAGCTACCCGCTTCCCTTGGCAGCATGAGCCAGTTGCAAAAGCTGATGCTAGCCGGCAACAGGCTCCAGTCACTCCCACAGGAGATGGCTGAGTGCAAGAATTTGGAACTCATACGGCTTTCGGCAAATCAGCTTGCTGGGTTGCCCCCTTGGTTGTTCACCCTTCCTCGCCTGTCTTGGCTGGCTTATGCTGGCAACCCCTTGTGTAATGCAGAGGCTACTCATAAGCCAGTGCTTCCAGACATTGATTGGGACGAGCTGACGCTGGGGGAAATTCTTGGGCAAGGTGCTTCCGGGGTGATTTATCAGGGGCTTTGGACGACCAAACTTGCCCAAAAACAGGTAGCGATCAAAATATTCAAGGGTGAGATCACCAGTGACGGGTTACCTGCTGATGAAATGGCGGCAAGTCTGGCGGCTGGGTGCCATGACAATCTTGTTAACGTGCTAGGCAAGCTCAGCAACGAACCGGAGGACAAAGAAGGGCTTGTGTTTTCGTTCATCCCCCCCGATTACAAAAACTTAGGGCAGCCGCCGGACTTTGACACTTGCACAAGAGATACCTACAGTGCAAACGCCTCGTTCCCTTTGCCTGTGATTTTACGCCTGACGATTGGCATTGCCTCGGCTGCCGCACACCTTCATGCCAAAGGCATCATGCATGGTGATCTCTATGCTCACAATATTCTGGTCGATGAAACAGGCCATAGTTTGTTGGGAGACTTTGGAGCCGCCTCTTTTTACGACAAGAGTGATGTGGTGATAGGGCAAGCGCTAGAACGGTTAGAGGTGAGGGCTTTTGGCTGCTTACTTGAGGATATGTTAAACCGTTGCACGCTGGAGGAGTCGTCGGAACACACTTGGGCGGTGGAAAGTCTTCGTGCCTTACAGCAAGACTGTCTAAACCCAGTTTTATCACGGCGTCCTCGGTTTACAGAAATCGGCGAACGTTTGACTAGCGTTGAGCGACAGGTTTATGGCACAGCCAAATAA